TCAGCGCTCTGGCAGCTTTCATCACTAGGTGTCGCACTATGTTCTGTGGATGGACAATCAGTTTGGATGAACTCTCTGTGCACCTCATATGCCTGCATTGTGACCAAAAAAGGTCCGAGGACGTAAGTGTTTGAACCAACCATTTCATTCAAGGTATGTCTGATTTAACTGAAACAcctaaaatcaaatatttgaatGGCTTTCAAAGCATACTTATTTTATGAATCTGAAGATTTCGATTTCAAAAGGTTCTCGCTTATGGTCATTCTGTTACCAGCTTCAAAGTAGTTTTGTGTCTCAGATAGCATGAAGGATTTTCAGTCTATGCTATGTAGTGAAGGATGCTTACCACAATGTCATCAAGAGTTGAGTTGTTGACATTTCTACTTGACACTATCTTCTCTATAGAACTACCAGGTGTTCTTCGTAAGACCGGCTTCATTGTACGGCATGTTGAAGGATTGCTACTTGATGCAACCGATTTCTTATCAGTCTTTTTCACTAATTTAGCATTAGTGTGAGATGCTGATGCTGTCTTAGCCTTCACATCCTTCCTCCTTTCTCCCTTCCTATCAGCAAAATGATATTTCTGTTTATTGCTGCTTCTACTGTTGATCTCAGTTTTTTCTATGTGCTGCTTTCGAGTTCTATGAGATACAACCTTCACATCCTTGGGGGCTTTGGTTTGAGCTTGGCCCATCCTTTGTTCTCTTTGGATTGATTTCACTGAAGCAACTTCAGTAGCCGCTGAGGTATCTTGCGAAGGAAGGGTGTCCTCGTGAAAATAAGGAAAATTCATCTGAAGATTGCGCTGCTGGACCTTGTGCTCATCAGAATTCATGGTATTTAAAAGCCTCTTGACTTGAATTGTCTTCATCATCTCTTGCCCTGCCTTTCCCTTACGCTGAGAGTCCTTTCCTAATGATTGCCTTGGTAGCTTTTCTGCTGGTGTTGGTTTTGACCTAGGCATGTCAATATCAAACTGCGCCCTTGGTGAACTTACTGTCTTGAGTGTCTCGTCTTTCTTGGCGGTATTTCCGTTGTGTGGGGGCAAACCTTCAAGACCCATGAGCCTTGCTACCAAACTCGGGGTTTTATTTGTTGGTACCAAACTTGGGGATTTGGACTTGTCAGGTTGCACAGGTGGACAGGATGATGATCTTGGCACCACCTTCTTCTCCTTAGTAGACTTGGATACGGCGGTACTGTTTGGCGTGCTCCGTGATGACTGGCTCAAGGAGGCCAGCTGCTCACCATTGGAGGACACTGACAAGAGTTTCGCCCTGTAAAGGCTGTCCTTGATCACTCTCTTCAGCTCGTCGGTAGAATTCCTTAGTTGCCCGTCGAATCTACTGCTGACACTTCCAGGGACCAGCTTCTTGGCGATTGATGCTTCGAAGAGTGCTTCCCGGATTCCGCTCACGTCCAACGATTCCTCGCCATTCCCTGGCCTTCTCTGCTTAGTTGATTGCCGCATGCTCTGTGACACAGTTTGGAACTTCTCAAGCATGACAAGGGAGTCCTGGAGGTCCATGGCGCCTCTCAGGAGGTCCTCGGCGAAATGCCTCGAGAGTGTGGAACCCATCACGTAATCTCTTTGCGATAAGATGGACCTCCCCTCCCGGTTGCTTTGCGAGGGGCGCCAATCCTGGCTTTGGCAGCTGCGGCAGACCGTGGGTTGCAGTGTGACAACATAAGGGGCATCACACTGAATCCCTTCGGGATAGCTGCCATCTTTGCTCCTGGAGCTGGAGGGGTGACTCTTTGAAAGGGACCTGCAAACCACTGATCTGAAACTGTCTTGAGGCATTCTGTTTTTCAGGGATGAATTAGCACACTAAAATGGTCAGACGATATATCATACACAAATTCAAGTGAGCAAACATAATTTCCTGGTCAAAACAAAGAAAGAAGGCTGCTTACATTATCTTGATTCTTCCCTATAACATAATTTAAGAAGTTATTTTTCCTTTAAGAGTCGATGTCTGTCTTGACTCTGGACTCAAGATCCTGGATAGGAACAAAGAGGAACCTATGAATCAGTAAAACTCAGAAGAAAGCTATTCGTACTAGTCTACAGAAATTTTAGGAGTTTTTGGCTGTATGTATAGAGTATAGACTATGATATCTTCCAAGTTTCTGGCTTTTGCGAGGAATAGCGACTGCTGACTAATTAAATATGCAAGGACAAGCAGTTGAAATTGGTTACAGAAGAAAGCTATGGGGGGCTTTTCTCTATTTTGCCCACGGAAAATCTGCGGCTTGACCAGCCAGCCACCTGGCCTTCACCGGTGCTCAAATTTCACAGGCATCATGTCAGCAACAGGTAATTCATCACAGGCAgcgccctgctttccacccacaTGAAAGTAAATAAATGAATAAAAAGGGAAAAAGGAGATGGAGGTGGCCAGGAGGTGGTAGTTGGAATAAAGAGGCCATTTGATTTCTTAACTCCCCTGAAATCAAACTGAACAAATCGTAAACCCTAGCAAACAGTAAAAAGAACCACCGAATTCCCCTATACATATATTTCTCAACAGCACGGAAAAACTCTAGCTACCAAGCCAAAAAACTGCCCAAGAAATCG
The Aegilops tauschii subsp. strangulata cultivar AL8/78 chromosome 3, Aet v6.0, whole genome shotgun sequence genome window above contains:
- the LOC109738576 gene encoding uncharacterized protein; this encodes MPQDSFRSVVCRSLSKSHPSSSRSKDGSYPEGIQCDAPYVVTLQPTVCRSCQSQDWRPSQSNREGRSILSQRDYVMGSTLSRHFAEDLLRGAMDLQDSLVMLEKFQTVSQSMRQSTKQRRPGNGEESLDVSGIREALFEASIAKKLVPGSVSSRFDGQLRNSTDELKRVIKDSLYRAKLLSVSSNGEQLASLSQSSRSTPNSTAVSKSTKEKKVVPRSSSCPPVQPDKSKSPSLVPTNKTPSLVARLMGLEGLPPHNGNTAKKDETLKTVSSPRAQFDIDMPRSKPTPAEKLPRQSLGKDSQRKGKAGQEMMKTIQVKRLLNTMNSDEHKVQQRNLQMNFPYFHEDTLPSQDTSAATEVASVKSIQREQRMGQAQTKAPKDVKVVSHRTRKQHIEKTEINSRSSNKQKYHFADRKGERRKDVKAKTASASHTNAKLVKKTDKKSVASSSNPSTCRTMKPVLRRTPGSSIEKIVSSRNVNNSTLDDIVAYEVHREFIQTDCPSTEHSATPSDESCQSADWDTEPSIDDAQEDFSGCSEASLISSQSSPPINRTPKKEVEIKDEMNLLLLSSKSFVNQAAQLIGIDAYDYDHLIEQYKDTGKAEMGDRELYMDIAMEQLEQKHRQGISLYYTGFRTQKCGATPYFSLEALLGDISDGTRELKSYTDDKDDHGSGTKDSMSMKLERDLGCADVSINSVWDMGWQDWICMEETECWVRDVEESVLSLLIEEVALEMLAN